GGCGTGCGTCCCTTCTTCTGCGTCCATGCCGTGGGCGGCAGCGTCATCCCCTACGCGGAGCTGGCCCGGGCGCTGGGACCGGAGCAGCCGTTCTACGGGCTCCAGGCCCGGGGCCTGGACGGTGAGGCACCGCCGTGTGAATCCATCGCGGAGATGGCGGCCCTGTACGTGCGCGCGGTGCGCGAGGTCCAACCCCACGGCCCCTACCTGCTGGGCGGCTGGTCGCTGGGAGGCAGCGTCGCGTGGGACATGGCCCACCAACTGCGTCGCGAAGGAGAGACCGTGGCGCTGCTCGCGCTGCTCGACGCGTCCGCGAGCCTGCACTTCGGCAACCCGGACGACCGGGAAGCGAAGGCGCGGCTGAGCGCGCACTTCCTGGAGGACCTGTTGCGCGCCTCGGGACAGCCGCTGCCGCCGAACGAAGGCCTCTCCTCCAGCCGGTGGAGGGAGGTCCTGGAAGAGGCCAGCCGGCCCCTGTTCGCGGCGGAGCAGTCGTTGCACCTGCTGCGTCACGCGTTCGAGGTCCACCTGAACGCGGGCTGGGTCTACGTCCCGCCTCCGGCCAGCGGCCCCTTCACGAGCTTCGAAGCGGAGGCCTCCCGCTGGGACCACGGCTGGGCTGCCTATGCGCCCGGCGGACTGGACGCGCACACGGTGCCCGGAGACCACTACTCCTTCCTCAAGCCCCCGCACCTCCACGTGCTGGCCGCCAGGCTGCGCGACGCGCTCGCGAAGGCCCGGGAGCCCTGACGGGCGTCACTTCGCGGCGCGAGAGGGGCCGTGGACGGAGATGTACCAGCCGGGGGGATTGGTGGGGACGGTCGCCTCCGCGCCTGGCGTCTGGCGGGTCTCGCGGATGATCCGGGCGCTCGTCGCCCAGTCGCGCTCGGTGCCCCACGGTTCGAAGGTCCAGCGAGGAAAGGCCAGCACCACCACGCAGACGCACAACCCCGCGGCGAAGATGGCCCGGAACCGCGCCAGCGCCGCCGCCCAGAGGACGACGCCCGCCGGGAGCGCGAACAGCATGTAGCGGGCGTCCATGACGCCCGGCTCCCGGAGCGCGCCAAACGTGGGGAACTCCGCCGCGCCGGGGCGCACGTACCAGGTGAGCGGAATCAACAGGAAGACGCACGCGCAGGCGGCCAGCATCAGCGCACGCGGACGCGCGGGCACCCGGCGCAGGCCCAGGACGAGCACGACGGCGAACCCGGCCGTGACCGCGATCCGCACCCCCAGCGGACGGCGGAAATAGGACATCGTCCCCCCATCGCCCAGCACCGGGTGCAGCACGTACCGGTCGTTGAAGGTGGTCCAGAGGTGCTCCGCCATGCGGGAGAGCGGCCAGGAGGCGAAGTCCGCCACGGGCATGCCGGACTGATAGAGCAACGCGTTCATCGCGGCCGGCACGGTCAGCGCCACCACCGCCAGGGCCTCCCCCACCGCTTCGCGCAGGGGCCGGCCGTCGCGCCACCGCATCCACCCGCGCAGCAGGAAGGCCGGCGCCAGCAACACGGCCTCACCCGCGCTCGTGGCCGCCGCGAGCACCACCAGCACTTCCGCGAAGCCCAGCGGGCGGTCCAGGTCCTGGAGCGCCACCAGCATGACTCCGTAGAAGAGGACGGAGTGGAGGTTGGCGACGTTGCCCGTCACCTCCCAGGTCCCCGGCAGGAAGCAGAACGCCACGGCGACAAGGACGCGGACCCCGTCATGGGACACCAGCCCGCGGTGGCACGGCTTCGCGATGAGCGCGAACACCGCCGCGTTGAGCGCCAGGGTGACGCTCGTCAGCGCCACGGCGTACGTCTCGATGGGCAGCAGCGACAGCACCCAGGTGACCAGCCGAGGGACGACATGCAGATAGCCCGCGTAGGGCATGAAGGTGGCGCCCAGACCGTGCTCGAACGCCTCCCCCAGGAACGTCCGTCCGTCCTCCGCCCAGAGGTGTGCCTGGGCGAGCCGCTCGTGCGAGCGCAACAGCAGCATCGCGAAGCACACCCCGAACGCCGTCGCATACGGGGCGCGCAGTCGCTCCCATCCCAGATCGATGGGACGGCGCAGCAGGCGTCCCCACGGTGACAATGAATCAGGCATCGCCTCTGCCCCTACACCATCCGTGTCACTTCTAGAATCCCCCCCAGGTAGGATGGCGGGGCCCGCCTGGCGCGGAGCCCGCCATCCGCGAAGGGGCTACAGCGCTTCCAGCCGGAACTGCTGACACGCATTGTTGAACCAGGTCCACTGCTGGAGCGGCGTGCCGTCACCACTGCCCTGCTGGCAGCCCGTCACGTCCAGCACCTTGCCGCTGTGGCGCGCCTCCAGCCGGAAGTAGCCATTGCCCAGGTCCACCGGCTTGAACTGCTGGTTCGCCCCGCCGCCGTAGGACCACTGCTGGAGCCCCGCGCCGTCCGCCGTGCTCGCGTCCCGCACGTCCAGCGCCTTGCCGCTGTAGCGCGACACGAAGCGGTAGTAGCCGCTGTCCGTCGCCTCCATCGACCACTGCTGGCTCGCGCCCGTGTGGCAGGTCCACTGGTGGAGGGTGGCGCCGTCCGCCGTGCTGGGGCCGTTGATGTCCACGCACCGGCCGGAGGCCTTGTTCACCAGCCGGTACGCGCCCGTGCCGCCGCCCGTGCCCTGCGCCACGGAGTAGATGGCGTTGAGCAGCGACGTGCTCCCGGACGTGTCCTGGGACAGCTCCCAGATCATCACGCCGCCGTTCTGCTTCCCCAGCTGCGTCTTCGCCTGAATGGTCGCGATGCCGTTGTAATAGACGTCCCCCACGTTGTCCTTGTAGGGCGCCTGCGAATCGCGGGCGACGAGCTCCGAATAGGCCACGTAGCTGGACGGCGAGCGCCCGTAGAACGGCACGCCCAGCACCGCCTTGGACGCCGGCAGCCCGCGCCCCTTCCAGTAGTTCAGCGACTGGACCGCCAGGTCATACGTCGAATGCGGCTGCCCGCCGTCGTACGCCATGATGTTGAGGAAATCGACGTCGTTGAAGACAGACGCCTGCACGCCGCCGCCCGTGTAGCCATTGGCCACCACCGCCGCCGTGAGCAGCTTGCCCCGGCTGTGCATGGCCGTGCCCAGCTCGCGCATCAGCGCCGCGTAGTTGTTCCCCGACGTGCCGGGGTCCGGGTACTCCCAGTCGATGTCCACGCCATCCAGCCCGGCCGCGTTGACGAAGTTCACCACCGTGTTCACGAACGCCGTGCGCGTGCTCGCGTTGGCGGCCATCTGCTCGAAGCCGCTGTCGTTGCCGTCGTTCCAGCCGCCGACGGCGATGAGCACCTTCACGCCCTGCGCATGCGCCTGCGTCACCAGCGAGCGCAGCCGCGCGTCGGAGCTGCTCACCCCCGTGAGCCCGCCGGACGCCGTGGGCAGCGCGAACGCGTAGTTGATGTGAGACAGCTTCGAGTACTGCAACGCGTTCACGTCCCCCGCCCACGTCGGCAGGTAGCCCACCACCCGCGTCGACAGCGCGGCGGACTCCACCTTCCCCACCGGCTCCCCGGCGGCAGGGGCGTCCTCCGGGCCCGAGCAGCCGCCCAGCGATGCGAGAAACACGGCGCCCAGCGCCCACGTCCGGAACGGCGTCGAGGTACGAGACACGGCAGACTCCTGCGAAGGGGTTGAACGGGCTTGACCCGTAAAACCCACTAAGCAGCTTTATCCGGAAGACTCAACGACTCATCCGCTCAGCAGCACCGGCCACCGCCAGCGCGGTAGCGGGCCTGGAGGCGGTCGTTGAAAAACTCCGCGTAGGTCATCACCGCTCTGTCCGGATGGTGACGGCGCATGTGGGCGACGTAGGTGTCGTAATCCGGCACGCCAATCATCGAGCGCGCGGTGCGCACGGCCTGCCGCCAGCCGTGCCGGAGCGCCTGCGTGAGCGCGCGCCTCACGGCTCCACCGGGACGGCGGCGGCCACGTAGGGCGTCTCGTGCGAGGTGGGCACCGGCGAGCTCCGAGCCCGGAGCGCGGCGCGCACGCCAAAGAGGATCGTCGCCACCACCACCCCCATGAAGAACACGGTGAGGCCGGCATCCAGGTAGTCATTGTGGATGATGGCCTCCATCTCCTCCACGGACTTCGCCGGGGCGATGAGACGGCCTTCGGCCACCGCCTGGGAGAAGGCCCGCGCGTGGGCCACGAAGCTCACGCGCACGTCGCCGCCGAACACCTTCTGGAAGCCGGCGGTGAGCGTGCACAGCACCAGCCACGCGGCGGGGATGCCAGGCACCCAGACGTAGCGCTCGCGCTTCATCTTCACCAGCGCCACGCAGCCCAGCGTGAGCGCCACCGCGGCGAGCATCTGGTTGGCGATGCCGAACAGCGGCCACAGCGTGTTGATGCCGCCCAGCGGATCCACCACGCCCTGGTAGAGGAAGTAGCCCCAGGCGGCCACGCACAGCGCGGTGGCCAGCAGGTTCGCGCCCCAGGACTCCGTGCGCTTGAGCGGCGCGTACACCAGGCCCGCCAGCTCCTGGATCATGAAGCGCCCCACGCGCGTGCCGGCGTCCACGGTGGTGAGGATGAAGAGGGCCTCGAAGAGGATGGCGTAGTGGTACCAGAAGGCCATCATCCCCTGCCCGGACACCAGCCCGTGGAGGATCTGCGCCATGCCCACCGCCAGCGTGGGCGCACCGCCCGCGCGGGACAGGATGGTCGTCTCACCGATGTCGCGCGCCGTCTGCTCCAGCACCTCCGGGGTGATGACGAAGCCCCACTGGCTGATCGTCGCCGCCGCCTGCGCCGCTTCCGTGCCAATGAGCGCCGCGGGCGAGTTCATGGCGAAGTAGACGCCCGGCTCCAGCACCGACGCGGCGATGAGCGCCATGATGGCCACGAAGGCCTCCATCAGCATGGCGCCGTAGCCCACGAGCCTCGCGTCGGCCTCCGTGGCGAGCATCTTCGGCGTGGTGCCGGACGCGATGAGCGAGTGCCACCCGGACACCGCGCCGCACGCGATGGTGATGAAGAGGAACGGGAAGAGGCTGCCGGAGAACACCGGCCCGGAGCCGTCCACGAAGCGCGTCACCGCCGGCATCTTCATGTGCGGCGCCGCCAGCACGATGCCCACCGCCAGCAGCAGCACGGTGCCAATCTTCAGGAAGGTGGACAGGTAGTCGCGCGGCGCGAGCAGCAGCCACACCGGCAGCACCGCCGCGCAGAACCCGTAGCCGATGAGCAGCCACGCCAGCGTGCGGCTGTCGAAGGTGAAACAGGGGCCCCAGGTGGTGGATTCGGAGACCTGGCCTCCCAGCCAGATGCTGAGCATCAAGAGGACGAAGCCGACGATGGACACCTCCAGCACCTTGCCGGGCCGCACGTAGCGCAGGTACAGGCCCATGGCCACGGCGATGGGGATGGTCATCGCCACGGTGAAGGTGCCCCAGGGGCTGTGCGTCAGCGCCTTCACCACCACCAGCGCCAGCACCGCGAGGATGATCATCATGATCATCAGCACGCCCACCATGGCCGTCACGCCGGCCGCGGGCCCCAGCTCCATGCGCACCATGTCGCCCAGCGACTTGCCGTCACGGCGCACGGACAGGAACAGCGTCACGAAGTCCTGCACCGCGCCGGCCACCACCACGCCCGCCAGGATCCACAGCGTGCCGGGCAGGTAGCCCATCTGCGCCGCCAGCACCGGGCCCACCAGCGGACCCGCGCCCGCGATGGCCGCGAAGTGGTGGCCGAACACGACCCAGCGGTCCGTGGGCACGTAGTCCAGGCCGTCGTTGCGGCGCTCGGCGGGGGTGGCGCGCGAGGGGTCCAGCTGGAGCGCTTTTTCGGCAATGAAGCGGCCGTAGAAACGATATCCCAGCATGAAGACCGCGACCGAGGCGACCACCAGCCAGATGGCGCTGATGGACTCACCCCGGTGCAGCGCCACCACGCCCAGACAGAAGGCCCCTGCCAGCGCCAGGGCCACCCACCCCAACTTCCGAGCGACTCCACCCATGATGTCTCCCATCAGCGGGCAGGCCACCCCCACCCCACGCGGGGTTTATAGCGCACGCCCCGCCTCCCCCCGTCCCGCGCACGGCCGGGTGTCGGGTGGTGGAGGAAGTGGGCGCGGAGCCATTCTCCTCGTCGTCGCGGGGCTGCTCGCCGCGTGCGCCACGCCGCACGCCGCATCGAAGGCCAGCGCCGCGGACGGGTACGGCGTGTGGCGCTCGCGCGGCTACGGCTGGCTGCTCACGGTGACGCCCGAGGGACTGCGGCTGCACCACGAGACGGCGGCGGGGTGCTATCCGGATCCGGCGACACCGGCGGAGCTCATGGAGATGTTCGGTGTGCGGGAGCCGGGGCCCTCGGCGGACGTCCGGGACTTCCTCGCCGGGCCAGGGGAGACGCGCTACCGCTTCGACCGCCTGACGGCCCTGCCCGCCCGCTGCGACACGCCGCACGTGTGGAGCGCGCTGGAGATGTTCGACGTGTTCCGGGCGACCTTCGCGGAGCACTACGCCGCCTTCCCCCAGCGAGACCCGGACTGGCTGGCCCACCTGGACGCGCAGCGCTCGCGGGTGACACCGGGCATGGACGGCCGCGCGCTGTTCACCCTCTTCGCGGACGCGCTCCGTTCGCTCAACGATGCGCACGTGGAGCTGGTCGCGGACGACGCGTCCTCGGATACGTTGACGTACGAGCCCCGTCCCACGGGCACGTTCGAGATGCTGGCGGATGCGGCCGTGGCCATGGAGCGTCCCGCCAGGGAGGTGCAGCGCGAATGGATGCGCGCGTACCGCGACGGCATCCTCCAGACCGTGCTGCGCGGAGAGGGCCATCACGTCGCGAACCAGCGCATCCTCTGGGGCTTCGCCGCACCCCGCGTCGCCTACCTCAACCTGCTGACGATGGGCGGCTTCGTCGCCGGAGAGGAGGGAAAGACGCCCACGCTGGACCAGGAACTGGCCGCGCTGGAGCCGGCGCTGGACGCGGCGCTGACAGCCTTCGCGGGCGCGGACGCGGTCATCCTGGACGTGAGCAACAACCGGGGTGGCTACGACGCCGTGGCCCGCGCCGTCGCGGAGCGCTTCACGGCCCGCCCCGTGCGCGCGTACTCCAAGTGGGCGACGGGGGCGCAGGGCGTTCCGCCGCAGGTGTTCACGCTCCAGCCCTCGTCGCGTCCGTCCTTCCACGGGCCCGTGTACGTGGTGACGAGCGACGTCACGGTCAGCGCGGGCGAGGTCCTCACGCTGGCCCTGCGAGCGCTCCCGAACGTCGTCCACGTGGGCACGGCCACGCGAGGCGCGTTCTCCGACATGCTCGTCAAGCCGCTGCCCAACGGATGGACGGTGCACCTGTCGAACGAGCACTACGCCGACGCGCAGGGCCAGGAGTACGAGGCCCGGGGCCTGCCGCCCCAGCGCCCTCTGGAGGTCTTCAAGAGCGAGGACCTGTGGCACTCGCATGCGCTCGCCCTCCGTGCGCTGGCGGATTCGCTGGTGCCTCCGGAGGCGAAGCCCACGCCGTAGGAAGCAGGCAGCCTGTCACGTCGTGCCAACAGGGCCGGGACGACCTACCTCTCATGCGGAAGTCTTCACCGCTGTTCCAAGAGGAGCACGCCTGATGCCGACCCGGTCTCCCACCCGCAAGAGCGTCACGCGCACGCGGCGCCTGAAGGATCCGAAGGGCGGCCTCACCGCCGCGGGCCGTGAGTGGTTCCACGAGAAGGAAGGCGCGAACCTCAAGCCCGGCGTGAAGGGCAAGGCGGACACGCCGGAGAAGATGCGCAGGAAGGGCAGCTTCCTGCGCCGTCACTTCGCGCACCCGCGCGGGCCCATGGTGGATGACCACGGCAAGCCCACGCGCCTCGCCCTGTCCGCCCGCGCCTGGGGCGAACCCGTGCCGAAGGACAGCGCGGGAGCGAAGCGGCTCGCCACCAAGGGCACGAAGCTCCTGGAGCGCTACCACGCGGCGCAGGAGAGAGCGAAGCCCGCCGCCAAACGCTCCGGCGCCAAGAAGACGCGGACCGCCGTGGCCGCCCGCCGCGCGACGGCGAAGAAGCCCGCGACGCGGAAGCGCGCGAAGAAGTCCTGAAGCCCCGCCAATCGCCTCACGGCCGGAGCGTGCGAGGCGCGTCCGGCCGGGGAAGCGTGACGTAGTCCGACGGTTCGAAGTGCTCCACCCGGTGGCGGAAGGCCCTGGCGGTGCCGGGCCAGAGGGCGGAGTTGCGCCCCGTGGCATCCATGTACCAGCTCCGGCATCCGCCCTGGTTCCACACCGTGCCGGACAGTCGCGCCTCCAGCTCACGCACGAAGGCGTCCTGGGCACGTGGCTCCGGCTCCACCGCGGCCGCGCCCCGGGCCTCCAGGTAGCGCAGCGCGCCCAGCACGTGCTCCACCTGGGCCTCCATCATCAACAACACAGAAGTGTGGCCCAGGGTGGTGTGCGGCCCCTGAAGCAGGAAGAGGTTGGGGAAGCCGCTCACGGTGATGCCCAGGAAGGCCCGGGGACTGCCCGCCCACACCCGCGCGAGCGTCCGGCCGTCACGCCCCTGGAGGTGGTGCCCCAGCGGCATCTCCGTCGCCTGGAACCCGGTGCCGAAGACGAGCGTGTCCACCGGGTGGACCTCACCATCGCCGGTGACGACCGCGTCCTCGAGCACCTCGCGGATGGGCGCGGTGACGACCTCCACGTTCGGGCGGGTGAGGGCCGGCAGGTAGTCATCGGAGACGAGGATGCGCTTGCACCCCATCGTGTACCGGGGCGTGAGCCGCTCGCGGAGCGACGGGTCCTTCACCCCCTTCAGCATGTGCCACCGCACCCACCGCTGCGCGAGCCGGAAGATCCACGGGTGCTCGAAGGCCACGGCCAGGCTGTCGCGCAGGAGGCGCAGCGCCTCGCGCAGGAGCCACCGCGAGCCCGGCACCCACCGGTACAGGGCCTTTCGCAGGGCTCCGATGGGCTTGTCCCCCCGGGGCAGCACCCACGCGGGCGTGCGCTGGAAGAGGACGAGCCGGCCGACCTCCGGCTGGATGGCCGGTACGATCTGCACCGCCGACGCGCCCGTGCCCACCACGCCCACCTTGCGTCCGGCCAGCGCGTAGCCGGCCTCCCACCGCGCCGAATGCATCACCTTGCCCTGGAAGCGATCCAGCCCGGGCAGGGGTGGAATCACGGGCTCGCTCAAGGTGCCTACGGCGACCACGAGCGCGTCCGCGGTGAGGACGCCGTGGGACGTCTCCAGCACCCAGCGCCGCGTCGTCTCATCCCACTTCGCGGA
The sequence above is drawn from the Corallococcus sp. NCRR genome and encodes:
- a CDS encoding RICIN domain-containing protein, which produces MSRTSTPFRTWALGAVFLASLGGCSGPEDAPAAGEPVGKVESAALSTRVVGYLPTWAGDVNALQYSKLSHINYAFALPTASGGLTGVSSSDARLRSLVTQAHAQGVKVLIAVGGWNDGNDSGFEQMAANASTRTAFVNTVVNFVNAAGLDGVDIDWEYPDPGTSGNNYAALMRELGTAMHSRGKLLTAAVVANGYTGGGVQASVFNDVDFLNIMAYDGGQPHSTYDLAVQSLNYWKGRGLPASKAVLGVPFYGRSPSSYVAYSELVARDSQAPYKDNVGDVYYNGIATIQAKTQLGKQNGGVMIWELSQDTSGSTSLLNAIYSVAQGTGGGTGAYRLVNKASGRCVDINGPSTADGATLHQWTCHTGASQQWSMEATDSGYYRFVSRYSGKALDVRDASTADGAGLQQWSYGGGANQQFKPVDLGNGYFRLEARHSGKVLDVTGCQQGSGDGTPLQQWTWFNNACQQFRLEAL
- a CDS encoding CstA-like transporter-associated (seleno)protein, whose protein sequence is MRRALTQALRHGWRQAVRTARSMIGVPDYDTYVAHMRRHHPDRAVMTYAEFFNDRLQARYRAGGGRCC
- a CDS encoding carbon starvation CstA family protein produces the protein MGGVARKLGWVALALAGAFCLGVVALHRGESISAIWLVVASVAVFMLGYRFYGRFIAEKALQLDPSRATPAERRNDGLDYVPTDRWVVFGHHFAAIAGAGPLVGPVLAAQMGYLPGTLWILAGVVVAGAVQDFVTLFLSVRRDGKSLGDMVRMELGPAAGVTAMVGVLMIMMIILAVLALVVVKALTHSPWGTFTVAMTIPIAVAMGLYLRYVRPGKVLEVSIVGFVLLMLSIWLGGQVSESTTWGPCFTFDSRTLAWLLIGYGFCAAVLPVWLLLAPRDYLSTFLKIGTVLLLAVGIVLAAPHMKMPAVTRFVDGSGPVFSGSLFPFLFITIACGAVSGWHSLIASGTTPKMLATEADARLVGYGAMLMEAFVAIMALIAASVLEPGVYFAMNSPAALIGTEAAQAAATISQWGFVITPEVLEQTARDIGETTILSRAGGAPTLAVGMAQILHGLVSGQGMMAFWYHYAILFEALFILTTVDAGTRVGRFMIQELAGLVYAPLKRTESWGANLLATALCVAAWGYFLYQGVVDPLGGINTLWPLFGIANQMLAAVALTLGCVALVKMKRERYVWVPGIPAAWLVLCTLTAGFQKVFGGDVRVSFVAHARAFSQAVAEGRLIAPAKSVEEMEAIIHNDYLDAGLTVFFMGVVVATILFGVRAALRARSSPVPTSHETPYVAAAVPVEP
- a CDS encoding S41 family peptidase, producing MSGGGGSGRGAILLVVAGLLAACATPHAASKASAADGYGVWRSRGYGWLLTVTPEGLRLHHETAAGCYPDPATPAELMEMFGVREPGPSADVRDFLAGPGETRYRFDRLTALPARCDTPHVWSALEMFDVFRATFAEHYAAFPQRDPDWLAHLDAQRSRVTPGMDGRALFTLFADALRSLNDAHVELVADDASSDTLTYEPRPTGTFEMLADAAVAMERPAREVQREWMRAYRDGILQTVLRGEGHHVANQRILWGFAAPRVAYLNLLTMGGFVAGEEGKTPTLDQELAALEPALDAALTAFAGADAVILDVSNNRGGYDAVARAVAERFTARPVRAYSKWATGAQGVPPQVFTLQPSSRPSFHGPVYVVTSDVTVSAGEVLTLALRALPNVVHVGTATRGAFSDMLVKPLPNGWTVHLSNEHYADAQGQEYEARGLPPQRPLEVFKSEDLWHSHALALRALADSLVPPEAKPTP
- a CDS encoding DUF6321 domain-containing protein translates to MPTRSPTRKSVTRTRRLKDPKGGLTAAGREWFHEKEGANLKPGVKGKADTPEKMRRKGSFLRRHFAHPRGPMVDDHGKPTRLALSARAWGEPVPKDSAGAKRLATKGTKLLERYHAAQERAKPAAKRSGAKKTRTAVAARRATAKKPATRKRAKKS
- a CDS encoding flavin-containing monooxygenase — its product is MSSRLPRHVRVAIVGAGFAGLGMAIRLKQEGFDDFVILERAGDVGGVWRDNVYPGCACDVQSLLYSFSFAPNPGWSRVYSPGWEIQAYLRDCVRRFQLEAFLRFGHAVLSAKWDETTRRWVLETSHGVLTADALVVAVGTLSEPVIPPLPGLDRFQGKVMHSARWEAGYALAGRKVGVVGTGASAVQIVPAIQPEVGRLVLFQRTPAWVLPRGDKPIGALRKALYRWVPGSRWLLREALRLLRDSLAVAFEHPWIFRLAQRWVRWHMLKGVKDPSLRERLTPRYTMGCKRILVSDDYLPALTRPNVEVVTAPIREVLEDAVVTGDGEVHPVDTLVFGTGFQATEMPLGHHLQGRDGRTLARVWAGSPRAFLGITVSGFPNLFLLQGPHTTLGHTSVLLMMEAQVEHVLGALRYLEARGAAAVEPEPRAQDAFVRELEARLSGTVWNQGGCRSWYMDATGRNSALWPGTARAFRHRVEHFEPSDYVTLPRPDAPRTLRP